The segment CAAATACGTCATCACCAATGATGGTCTTAAACTTATTCGCACCATCGTAGTTACAAGTGATCACACCTGCACCAATATTAACGCGTTGACCAATTTCAGCATCACCTAAATAAGTCAGGTGGTTGGCTTTAGAGCCCTCACCAAGACGAGCATTTTTCACTTCGACGAAGTTACCCACGTGAGAATCATTGCGCATTTCAGCGCCAGGGCGTAGACGTGTGAATGGACCAACCGTACACTCTTCACCAACCGTCGCACCTTCAATCACACTGTATGGGCGGATTACGGTATTGTCATCGATTTCACAATCTTTCAGTACGCAGCCAGCACCGATTTTTACGTTATCGCCAATTGAAACCGAACCTTCAATAATCACGTTCACGTCGATTTCGACATCCAAGCCACACTGTAGCTCACCGCGTAAATCGAAACGCGCTGGATCGCGCAGCATCACGCCTTGTTCAAGCAGCTTCTGAGCTTGCATTGATTGGTACGCACGCTCCAAACGAGCCAGTTGTGCACGGTCATTCACCCCTTCCACTTCAATTGGATTGACTGGGTGAACCGCTTCAACGGCATGACCTTCCTCGTGCGCCGCTGCAATGATATCGGTTAGGTAGTACTCACCTTGCGCGTTGTCGTTGTTTAAGCCTGACAACCAACGTTTCAGATCGCGCCCAGTCGCCACCATAACGCCAGTGTTGATCTCTTTAATCAGTTTCTGCTCATCCGTCGCATCTTTTTGCTCAACGATAGCCACAACAGGACCGTTCTTACGCACGATACGACCATAACCCATAGGGTTATCCAAAACCACAGTCAAGAGTGCAATACCACCAGTTGGTTGCGCATCAAGTAGGTTCTCAATCGTCTCAGACGAGATCAACGGCACATCACCATAAAGCACCAAGATCTTCTCATCATCTTCAAATTGATCAGAAGCTTGATCGACCGCGTGACCAGTACCAAGTTGCTCCGCTTGCAATACCCAGTTTACTGGCTCTGCCGCTAATTCAGCTTGCATTTGATCGCCGCCATGGCCATAAACCAAATGAATATTCTGTGCGCCCAAGCCGACACAGGTATCAATCACATGTTTCGCCATTGGTTTGCCGGCTAATGTGTGCAAAACCTTCGGCTTGTTGGAATACATGCGAGTGCCTTTACCCGCAGCAAGAATGACAGCGCTAAATTTCATTATGTAGAACCTATGACGTTATATTTGTTTCAACTGGCGCATATTGTAGTCAGCATTAGTCCATTAGTTAATGCCTGACGTTAATAAATAAACAAAAAGGCGACCAACAGGCCGCCTTTCTCACATATTAAACACCGTTAATATCGATTAACGACGTTTTTTAGTCAGCTCGATAACTCGTAGCTGAGCAATGGCTTTAGCCAGTTCACTGGCCGCTTGTGCGAAGTCCATGTCGCCGTGCTGATTCTGGATATTCTCCTCAGCGCGACGCTTAGCTTCTTCTGCCTTCGCTGCGTCTAGATCTTCACCACGGATAGCAGTATCAGCCAGTACAGTCGCTGTACCAGGCTGAACTTCTACCATACCACCAGAGACATAAATGAACTCTTCGTGGCCGTGCTGTTTCACAATACGCACCATACCAGGCTTAATAGCGGTCAGCAGCGGAGTGTGGCCATGGAAAATACCCAGCTCACCTTCGCTACCGGTCACCTGGAACGTTTCAACGCGACCAGAGAAAAGCTTTTTCTCAGCGCTTACTACGTCTAGATGAAAGGTTATTGGTGCCATATCGCCTCCTAGTTAGCCTTATAGCTTCTTAGCATTCTCGATAGCATCGTCGATAGTACCGCAGTACATGAACGCTTGCTCTGGAATGTCATCGTATTCACCAGCTAGTAGACCTTTAAAGCCACGTAGAGTCTCTTTAAGAGGTACGTATACGCCTGGGTCACCTGTAAATACTTCCGCTACGTGGTAAGGCTGAGTTAGGAAACGCTCAATCTTACGTGCACGAGATACAACTTGCTTATCTGCTTCAGATAGCTCGTCCATACCTAGGATCGCAATGATATCTTTCAGCTCTTTGTAGCGCTGAAGAGTTTGCTGAACGCCACGAGCTGTGTCGTAGTGCTCTTGACCAACAACCAATGGATCTAGCATACGAGATGTAGAATCTAGTGGGTCGATCGCTGGGTATAGACCCATTGCTGCGATGTTACGGTTAAGTACAACCGTTGCATCCAAGTGCGCGAACGTTGTTGCTGGAGACGGGTCAGTCAAGTCATCCGCAGGTACGTATACCGCCTGTACAGACGTGATAGAACCTTGCTTAGTTGACGTGATACGCTCCTGTAGTACACCCATTTCTTCAGCAAGTGTAGGCTGGTAACCTACCGCTGATGGCATACGACCTAGCAGTGCTGATACTTCCGTACCTGCAAGTGTGTAACGGTAGATGTTATCGATGAACAGTAGTACGTCACGACCTTCGTCACGGAAACGCTCTGCCATCGTTAGACCCGTCAGTGCAACACGTAGACGGTTGCCTGGTGGCTCGTTCATCTGACCGTAAACCATTGCTACTTTTGATTCTTCAGGTTTTTCGATGTTTACAACACCTGCTTCCTGCATTTCAAAGTAGAAATCGTTACCTTCACGAGTACGCTCACCAACACCTGCAAACACAGATAGACCTGAGTGTTGTAGTGCGATGTTGTTGATAAGTTCCATCATGTTAACGGTCTTACCTACACCTGCACCACCGAATAGACCGATTTTACCACCCTTAGCGAATGGACAAATCAAGTCGATTACTTTAACACCAGTTTCTAGAAGTGCTGTTTCGTTTGATTGCTCTTCGTAGCTTGGCGCTTCACGGTGGATAGAGTAAACCTCTTCTGCACCGATTTCGCCACGCTCGTCAATCGCGTCACCTAGAACGTTCATGATACGACCTAGGGTTTTAGTACCTACTGGTACTGAAATTGGAGCGCCAGTGTTTACAACTTCTACTCCGCGACGTAAACCATCTGAGCTACCCATAACGATACAACGAACTATGCCACCGCCTAGCTGTTGCTGAACTTCAAGAACTAGACGTTCTTTTGAGTCCGTTACGTTTAGAGCGTCATATACACTAGGTACATCGCTCTGTGGGAACTCTACGTCGACTACCGCACCGATGATCTGTACGATCTTACCTGTAGCCATCGTTAATCCTCTAAACTATTTCGTTTTACCTAAACTTAAACCGCAGCAGCGCCGCCAACGATTTCCGACAGTTCTTGTGTGATCGCAGCCTGACGGGCTTTGTTGTACACAAGTTCTAAATCTTCAATCAGGTCGCTCGCGTTATCCGTTGCAGCTTTCATCGCAATCATTCGGGCCGCTTGCTCACAAGCAAGGTTTTCTACTACACCTTGGTAAACCTGAGACTCTACGTAACGCACTAAAAGTGTGTCCAATAGAGGCTTTGGCTCAGGCTCATAGATGTAGTCCCATGAGTGCTCACGCTGCATCTCTTCGCTGTCCGATTTAGGCAAAGGTAGCAATTGATCGATCGTTGGTTCCTGAATCATGGTGTTCACAAACTTGTTGAAAACCACATATAGACGATCCAGTTCACCATCATCGTATTTCTTCAGCATTACGCTTACAGAACCGATTAGGTCTTCAAGGCTTGGTTGATCACCAAGACCAGAAACCTGAGCAGCTACTTTTGCGCCGCTGTGTTTGAAAAAGCCAGTTGCTTTTGAACCTACTAATGCAAGTTCAACTTCAGCACCTTTCTCTTTCCAAGCCTGCATATCAACTAGGGCTTTTTTGAACACGTTAATGTTCAAGCCACCACACAGGCCACGGTCTGTAGAAACGATGATGTAACCAACACGCTTAGCTTCACGCTCTTCTAGGTACGGATGACGGTACTCTAGATTTGCATTAGCCACATGACCGATCACTTTACGCATTGTTTCAGCGTATGGACGAGAAGCTTCCATTGCATCTTGAGAACGACGCATTTTTGAAGCTGCTACCATTTCCATCGCTTTCGTAATTTTCTGCGTGCTTTTAACACTACCGATTTTATTACGTATCTCTTTTGCGCCGGCCATCGTTACTCTCCATTAGTTGGTGGCATTACTGCCACCGACCTATTACCAAGTTTGGGTTGCTTTGAAGTCGTCAGTCAGTTTCTTCAACTGAGCTTCGATTTCATCGTTGTAAGCACCCGTCTTGTCGATCTCAGCTGCAAGTTCAGCGTATTGACCGCGAGCGTACGATAGTAGAGCCGCTTCGAAATCTAGCAGTTTGCTGATTTCAACATCTGCTAAGTAACCGCGCTCTGCCGCGAAGATCACTAGTGCTTGGTCAAATACTGAGAATGGAACGTATTGCTTCTGCTTCATTAGCTCAGTTACTTTTTGACCGTGGTCTAGCTGTTTCTTCGTTGCATCATCAAGGTCAGACGAGAACTGTGCGAATGCCGCTAGTTCACGGTACTGAGCTAGTGCAGTACGGATACCGCCTGATAGCTTCTTGATGATTTTCGTCTGTGCCGAACCACCTACACGAGATACTGAGATACCTGGGTCAACTGCTGGGCGTACACCCGCGTTGAATAGCTCAGTTTGTAGGAAGATCTGACCATCGGTAATCGAGATTACGTTAGTCGGTACGAATGCTGAAACGTCACCTGCTTGAGTTTCGATGATAGGAAGAGCAGTCAAAGAACCAGTCTTACCTTTCACTTCACCATTAGTGAAACGCTCTACGTACTCTTCGTTTACACGAGCTGCACGCTCTAGTAGACGCGAGTGAAGGTAGAATACGTCACCTGGGAATGCCTCACGGCCTGGTGGGCGTTTTAGTAGTAGAGAGATCTGACGGTAAGCGACTGCTTGCTTAGATAGGTCATCGTAAACAATCAGTGCGTCTTCGCCGCGATCGCGGAAGTATTCACCCATTGCACAACCAGCGTAAGGCGCTAGGTATTGCAGTGCAGCAGACTCAGAAGCTGATGCCACAACAACGATAGTGTTCGCTAGTGCGCCATGTTCTTCTAGTTTGCGTACTACGTTAGCGATGGTAGAAGCTTTCTGACCGATTGCTACGTAGATTGAGAAAATACCAGAGTTTTTCTGGTTGATGATCGCATCGATCGCCATCGCTGTTTTACCAGTTTGACGGTCACCGATAACAAGCTCACGCTGACCACGACCGATTGGGATCATTGAGTCAACTGACTTGTAACCAGTTTGTACAGGCTGGTCAACCGATTTACGGTCGATTACACCTGGTGCAATCACTTCTACAGGCGAAGTTAGTTTCGCTTCGATTGGACCTTTACCATCGATAGGCTCACCTAGTGTATTCACTACGCGACCTAGTAGTTCTGGACCAACTGGCACTTCAAGAATGCGGCCAGTACCTGTAACTTTCATGCCTTCCTTAAGGTCAGCATATGGGCCCATTACAACCGCACCAACCGAGTCACGCTCAAGGTTAAGTGCTAGTGCATAACGGCCACCCGGTAATTCAATCATTTCACCTTGCATCACGTCCGCTAGGCCGTGAATGCGGATGATACCATCGCTTACCGATACGATAGTACCCTCGTTGCGAGCTTCACTAACAACTTCGAAAGACTCGATACGTTGTTTGATCAGTTCGCTAATTTCCGTGGAATTAAGTTGCATGCTCCAATCCCCATTAAGACTGCAATGCATCGCTCAGGCGGTTCAAACGACCACGCGCTGAGTCATCGATGACTAGGTCTCCGGCTCGAATTATTACCCCACCAAGTAGGGCTTCGTCTACACTGCAATTCAGCTTCACTTTACGCGCTAGGCGCTGCTCAAGTTTGCCACCGATATTCGCTAGCTGTTCATCAGAAAGTTCTGTTGCTGAAATCACTTCAACATCGATCTCTTTCTCATGCTCTTTCTTCAAAAAGAAGAATTGCTCACTTACATCAGGAAGGGCCTTTAGTCGGCCATTCTCAGCCATCACCTTCAGAAGGTTTTGACCGTGTGCATCTACTTGTTCACCACAAATTGCAACAAAAATCTCTGCTAGTTTGTCAGCAGACATTGAGCTAGATAAAAGCTCTTTTACTTGTGCGTTTTGGGCTACTTCAGCAGCGAAAGAGAGCATTTGTCCCCATTGTTCCAATTGCTCTTTTTCAACTGCAAAGTCGAATGCTGCTTTAGCATAGGGGCGTGCGATAGTAGTCAAATCAGACATATGCGCCCCCAGACTTAAAGTTTTGCAGTAATGTTGTCGAGAATATCTTTGTGCGCATCTTTATCGATAGTACGCTCAAGGATTTTCTCAGCACCAGCTACAGCCAGAGTTGCAACTTGTTTGCGCAGTTCATCACGTGCGCGGTTGCGTTCCGCTTCTAGTTCAGCTTCAGCTTGATTAAGGATGTTCTGGCGTTCAACCTGAGCTTCCTCGCGAGCTTCATCTAGAATTTGAGCTTTACGCTTGTTAGCTTGCTCAATAATCTCAGATGCTGTGCGCTTCGCTTCTTTCAACTGATCTGAAGCATTGGCTTGTGCTAGGTCCAAGTCTTTTGCAGCTCGTTCTGCCGCTTGTAGACCGTCAGCAATTTTCTTCTGACGCTCTTCAATCGCATTCATCAATGGTGGCCATACATACTTCATGCAGAACCACACGAATAGTGCGAACGAGATTGCTTGACCTAGCAGAGTTGCGTTCATATTCACAACAGCTACCCCTCTATTTGGACTTAGTGTTAATCAATGGCAAACCGTGTGGCTTGCCCTTGGCAATAAGTGATTAACCTAGTTGACCAACGAATGGGTTTGCGAAAGTGAACAGTAGCGCGATTACGATACCGATCATTGGAACCGCATCAAGTAGACCCGCGATGATGAACATCTTAACTTGTAGCATAGGAGCCATTTCTGGTTGACGTGCTGCACCTTCAAGGAATTTACCACCTAGAAGTGCGAAACCAATCGCTGTACCAAGAGAAGCAAGACCGACGATAATACCTACGGCGATTGCAGAAAAGCTCAGTAAAGTTTCCATTACTATCTCCAATTTATAGTTGTTGGCTTAGTGCCCAAATAAAAAGCTTAAAAAAATTAATGATCACTGTCTTCGTGCGCCATTGACAGGTAAACAATTGTCAACATCATAAACACGAAGGCTTGAATCGTAATAACCAAGATATGGAAGATTGCCCACGGTAGTGAACCCATCCATTGTAAGTACCATGGTAGCATTGCCGCACAAAGAATGAATACAACCTCACCTGCAAACATGTTACCGAATAGACGCATACCAAGTGATAGAGGTTTCGCAAGTAGCGATACCACTTCAATCAGTAGGTTAAACGGAATCATTACAGGGTGATTAAACGGATGTAATGCTAATTCCTTTGCAAAGCCACCTAGACCTTTCACTTTGATGCTGTAGTAGATCATCAGAGCGAATACGCCTAGTGCCATAGCCATGGTGATGTTCACATCAGCAGACGGTACCACTTTCAAGTAAGGGATTCCGAGCCAATGCTCTGCTGGGTAAGGTAAGAAATCGATCGGAACTAAGTCCATCACGTTCATTAAAAATACCCAACAAAAGATAGTTAGTGCTAAAGGCGCTATCAGAGGGTTGCGTCCATGGAACGTGTCTTTGACGTTTTCCGCGACAAATTCAACGATCATTTCTACAGCACACTGAAGCTTACCCGGTACACCTACTGTTGCTTTCTTTGCTACTTTGTAAAAAATTCCAAGGAAAATTAAACCAGTAAACCAAGAAAAAAACAGGCTATCGATATGTACGTTCCAGAAACTTGCTTCTTCCACCCAGCCAAACTTTCCAAAAGAAAGGTTTGAAAGGTGGTGAGCAATATATCCGGATTGTGTTAGCGCTTCACCTGGCGCAGCCATAACTCATCCTATTTTTTGTTGTTAATGAAAAGCACTGGCGCACAGATATTAACTCCTAGAGCCAGCAAATAGGTTAGTTTTAGGGGAACAAGTTCCACCTGTGTATACATGTAGACAAACGAGAATAAAACGACTGTGATAAGGATTTTAAGCACTTCACCCGTGTAAAAGGATGCCGCGACTTTCTTTGCAGCACGTGCTCCACTGAACATGAAGGCACACAAAGCAAAGACCGCATTAGCGAGGACAAAAATACCGCCGCCAACTAACGCAGAAATACCCCATTCAATACTCACAGTTGCAGCCATACCCGCCGCCACTAACGTAACCGCGCCAAGCTGGATCATTAACAATTGCTTAGCAAGCTCTCGTCCAGGTCTAGCCAACGCCGCTACCATGTATTCATACCTCTAGTAATATCCACAGCAATAACAACCTTGTGCTGGGAAATTGGCAAAAATTATACGGTCAGTCGAATTGAATGCAATGAAAACACCGCAAAAAGTTACAATTCTGTTTACAAACCGACAACTTTTACATAAAAATCATGTTTTATAAAATTTGATGAAGATCAATTATCTCACTTAGCTCTGCAACTTGGCAATTAATTGCGCCAATTTTTGAGGTTCATCAACATTTATTGTCACTTTTGCCTTACCTGTCGCGGAACGTGTAATCGCAACTTTTGCCCCAAGGATTTCACTTAATTTTTGTGACATTTGTTGAGTTTCAACATCCTCTGGCACGTTTTTAGGTTCAACCGCCGGCTTTAGACACTTTTTAACTAGCTGCTCAGTTTGGCGAACCGTCATTTGCTTCGCTGCGACCTGTGTCGCAACTTCGACTTGTTGCTCACCTTCGAGCACGATTAGAGCGCGCGCATGACCCATTTCAAGCTGCTTTTGCACCACCAACTGTTTCACGTCATCTTCCAGTTGGTTCAAACGCAAGATATTACTCACGCTTGCGCGAGACTTACCAATCACCTCAGCCACTTGCTGGTGGGTCAAAGTAAACTCTTGCTGCAGACGTTCTAGCGCCTGAGCTTCTTCGATCACATTGAGATCTTCGCGTTGAATATTTTCGATCAACGCCATGGCGATCGCCGCACGATCT is part of the Vibrio ponticus genome and harbors:
- the atpD gene encoding F0F1 ATP synthase subunit beta — encoded protein: MATGKIVQIIGAVVDVEFPQSDVPSVYDALNVTDSKERLVLEVQQQLGGGIVRCIVMGSSDGLRRGVEVVNTGAPISVPVGTKTLGRIMNVLGDAIDERGEIGAEEVYSIHREAPSYEEQSNETALLETGVKVIDLICPFAKGGKIGLFGGAGVGKTVNMMELINNIALQHSGLSVFAGVGERTREGNDFYFEMQEAGVVNIEKPEESKVAMVYGQMNEPPGNRLRVALTGLTMAERFRDEGRDVLLFIDNIYRYTLAGTEVSALLGRMPSAVGYQPTLAEEMGVLQERITSTKQGSITSVQAVYVPADDLTDPSPATTFAHLDATVVLNRNIAAMGLYPAIDPLDSTSRMLDPLVVGQEHYDTARGVQQTLQRYKELKDIIAILGMDELSEADKQVVSRARKIERFLTQPYHVAEVFTGDPGVYVPLKETLRGFKGLLAGEYDDIPEQAFMYCGTIDDAIENAKKL
- the glmU gene encoding bifunctional UDP-N-acetylglucosamine diphosphorylase/glucosamine-1-phosphate N-acetyltransferase GlmU: MKFSAVILAAGKGTRMYSNKPKVLHTLAGKPMAKHVIDTCVGLGAQNIHLVYGHGGDQMQAELAAEPVNWVLQAEQLGTGHAVDQASDQFEDDEKILVLYGDVPLISSETIENLLDAQPTGGIALLTVVLDNPMGYGRIVRKNGPVVAIVEQKDATDEQKLIKEINTGVMVATGRDLKRWLSGLNNDNAQGEYYLTDIIAAAHEEGHAVEAVHPVNPIEVEGVNDRAQLARLERAYQSMQAQKLLEQGVMLRDPARFDLRGELQCGLDVEIDVNVIIEGSVSIGDNVKIGAGCVLKDCEIDDNTVIRPYSVIEGATVGEECTVGPFTRLRPGAEMRNDSHVGNFVEVKNARLGEGSKANHLTYLGDAEIGQRVNIGAGVITCNYDGANKFKTIIGDDVFVGSDSQLIAPVTIANGATIGAGTTLTKDVAEGELVITRAKERKIADWQRPVKKK
- the atpA gene encoding F0F1 ATP synthase subunit alpha — protein: MQLNSTEISELIKQRIESFEVVSEARNEGTIVSVSDGIIRIHGLADVMQGEMIELPGGRYALALNLERDSVGAVVMGPYADLKEGMKVTGTGRILEVPVGPELLGRVVNTLGEPIDGKGPIEAKLTSPVEVIAPGVIDRKSVDQPVQTGYKSVDSMIPIGRGQRELVIGDRQTGKTAMAIDAIINQKNSGIFSIYVAIGQKASTIANVVRKLEEHGALANTIVVVASASESAALQYLAPYAGCAMGEYFRDRGEDALIVYDDLSKQAVAYRQISLLLKRPPGREAFPGDVFYLHSRLLERAARVNEEYVERFTNGEVKGKTGSLTALPIIETQAGDVSAFVPTNVISITDGQIFLQTELFNAGVRPAVDPGISVSRVGGSAQTKIIKKLSGGIRTALAQYRELAAFAQFSSDLDDATKKQLDHGQKVTELMKQKQYVPFSVFDQALVIFAAERGYLADVEISKLLDFEAALLSYARGQYAELAAEIDKTGAYNDEIEAQLKKLTDDFKATQTW
- the atpF gene encoding F0F1 ATP synthase subunit B, whose protein sequence is MNMNATLLGQAISFALFVWFCMKYVWPPLMNAIEERQKKIADGLQAAERAAKDLDLAQANASDQLKEAKRTASEIIEQANKRKAQILDEAREEAQVERQNILNQAEAELEAERNRARDELRKQVATLAVAGAEKILERTIDKDAHKDILDNITAKL
- a CDS encoding ParB/RepB/Spo0J family partition protein gives rise to the protein MSKRGLGKGLDALLSTSSLARERQQTVNLSQELSSNGQLTELGINLLRPGVYQPRKDIEPEALEELAASIESQGIIQPIVVRQVDHDKFEIIAGERRWRAARKAGLSQVPCLVKKVEDRAAIAMALIENIQREDLNVIEEAQALERLQQEFTLTHQQVAEVIGKSRASVSNILRLNQLEDDVKQLVVQKQLEMGHARALIVLEGEQQVEVATQVAAKQMTVRQTEQLVKKCLKPAVEPKNVPEDVETQQMSQKLSEILGAKVAITRSATGKAKVTINVDEPQKLAQLIAKLQS
- the atpE gene encoding F0F1 ATP synthase subunit C, whose protein sequence is METLLSFSAIAVGIIVGLASLGTAIGFALLGGKFLEGAARQPEMAPMLQVKMFIIAGLLDAVPMIGIVIALLFTFANPFVGQLG
- the atpB gene encoding F0F1 ATP synthase subunit A, encoding MAAPGEALTQSGYIAHHLSNLSFGKFGWVEEASFWNVHIDSLFFSWFTGLIFLGIFYKVAKKATVGVPGKLQCAVEMIVEFVAENVKDTFHGRNPLIAPLALTIFCWVFLMNVMDLVPIDFLPYPAEHWLGIPYLKVVPSADVNITMAMALGVFALMIYYSIKVKGLGGFAKELALHPFNHPVMIPFNLLIEVVSLLAKPLSLGMRLFGNMFAGEVVFILCAAMLPWYLQWMGSLPWAIFHILVITIQAFVFMMLTIVYLSMAHEDSDH
- a CDS encoding F0F1 ATP synthase subunit epsilon; amino-acid sequence: MAPITFHLDVVSAEKKLFSGRVETFQVTGSEGELGIFHGHTPLLTAIKPGMVRIVKQHGHEEFIYVSGGMVEVQPGTATVLADTAIRGEDLDAAKAEEAKRRAEENIQNQHGDMDFAQAASELAKAIAQLRVIELTKKRR
- the atpH gene encoding F0F1 ATP synthase subunit delta, with translation MSDLTTIARPYAKAAFDFAVEKEQLEQWGQMLSFAAEVAQNAQVKELLSSSMSADKLAEIFVAICGEQVDAHGQNLLKVMAENGRLKALPDVSEQFFFLKKEHEKEIDVEVISATELSDEQLANIGGKLEQRLARKVKLNCSVDEALLGGVIIRAGDLVIDDSARGRLNRLSDALQS
- a CDS encoding F0F1 ATP synthase subunit I; the protein is MVAALARPGRELAKQLLMIQLGAVTLVAAGMAATVSIEWGISALVGGGIFVLANAVFALCAFMFSGARAAKKVAASFYTGEVLKILITVVLFSFVYMYTQVELVPLKLTYLLALGVNICAPVLFINNKK
- the atpG gene encoding F0F1 ATP synthase subunit gamma; its protein translation is MAGAKEIRNKIGSVKSTQKITKAMEMVAASKMRRSQDAMEASRPYAETMRKVIGHVANANLEYRHPYLEEREAKRVGYIIVSTDRGLCGGLNINVFKKALVDMQAWKEKGAEVELALVGSKATGFFKHSGAKVAAQVSGLGDQPSLEDLIGSVSVMLKKYDDGELDRLYVVFNKFVNTMIQEPTIDQLLPLPKSDSEEMQREHSWDYIYEPEPKPLLDTLLVRYVESQVYQGVVENLACEQAARMIAMKAATDNASDLIEDLELVYNKARQAAITQELSEIVGGAAAV